The region TATAAATCATCTAGGGAGCCATTCATGCAAGTATATATGTTTGTTTAGTTGTTGATTCAAATTTAGTTTCTATAGTAGTATGCGAGAACATACCAAAAAGGAACTTGTCTAGACTTTTGTTGGGTAGGTATTCGTATATAAGCAACTTCTCATCCTCATGAATACAATATCCAAGGAGTCTAACAAGATTCTTGTGCTGCAGTTTGGCAATAAGAACGGCTTCATTTCTGAAATGCTCTATTCCCTGCTCAGATCCCTTGCTAAGCCTTTTAATAGCAACTTCCTTGCCATCTTGCAATGTTCCCTGCAAGCTTTTCATCATTATTTATTTTACCAGGAGGAAATTAAAATCAATTTTGCATCTTGTATTTAAATGTTAAGGTAAACATTTTATATGCAACCTTATAAACTTTCCCAAAACCTCCTTTTCCAAGAATGTTGGTGTCGTGGAAACTATCTGTTGCAGCAGCAATGTCTTCGAACGTTATCCGCGGAAATTCTAGACTTTGATCCCAAACTTCTTGTGAAGCTCTCAGGTGTACCTGCAGGGCTCCATTGTTTCGATGTATGCCTACAGAAAATATCAGGAATGCAAACTCAACTGTAGGACAAATGAACAATGCTAAGCATATTGTAGATAAATTACCTCTGGGGTTGCATATACAGAAAAGACATATGCATGTGAGTATCAGCAAGAATGCTATAAGTGGGAGTACAATCTTAAATACCACATGGACACCACTGATCTTCTTGTTGGTTCCTGCAAAATTGTTCCCTGTGAACAAAGTGCTGAAATGAGTACCGGGCCAAGGCCTTTATGAATCTACTGTTTCTTCGATAGTCACGACTGGCCCTGACCTTGTGCCCCTTGCAATTTAATTATTTTGGAAAGATCTAAGGTAGTTTATCTTAAGTATCATAAGTCCTTACAAATATAACCTTATAGAAAAACAAAATTACATCAAAATCCTTTGAGGGTGCTTTTTCCATGAGGTGGAATCTTTTTCCCAAGCACTTGTCCCTACGAATGCAATTATGAAAATATAATACAAATCAAACAGATGGCTTAGGCTACCAATATCTTTTCTATGAGCAAACTGAGGGTAGCTTGCATGGTTAGGTCCCTTATGGTGGAACCAACCCACAAGGTTCAAGTTCTAAACTTGGCACCAGTGCTCGTACTTTCTTGAATTTATTTTATACTTCCGACATTAGTCGTTCCGTGGGAGAAGACGTTCCGTTGAGGGATGAATTTCTGAAGTAGGGGTAGGGTGTGTATATGTGCATTTATATAGGTGACTTTATGCGCGTGTATGTAGGCGTCTGCATTGTACTGTGttaaagaaaaaaaatcttttctAGGAAATCAACTTTTAATGTGCTGATACGATTACTTTTCCGGTGTGCATGCTGCGAtccaaccttttcttcactgtgtACCAAGCAATACCTTGTTTCACGTGCAATGAAAAAGAATGGTGGGAGAGCTATGTTTTtttagccgccgcctcctcctcctccacaaaAGAGATAGGGTTTATCTCTCCCTCCGGCGCCGCCACAGAtccgctcctctccggtggccctagggccatgggggcgcggtggatctcgggggccggcgggagggctccgtttttagttgtTTCTTTCAGTTTTCTAGGGTTTGtatcctgctcaggaagacgagacagcggcgactccctgaagatggaataaatgtCTCCCcgcctagaccccgttccggcggtgcgtctaacatcgttggtgggcgtgtgaaggtgtgtctccggcggatctatctttggtgggtTTGCTCGGATCTCGTTGTTGTTCGTCTATGTTTGTGTGTCTTCgagttggatccttctgatctacgttATACTTCATCTGTGGCggctggtcctacggggccttagcacgacgactttccgactgtctactagaACAAGTTGTGCCCTaccccggcgatggaggggcgataacGGTGGCgccccttcggctcgcttcagtgcttgtagtcgtcgctaggtggtctataaatctggatgtaatttttattattttttatattcgttgtactgccatgattgaagatgaatagatcggaaatttTCTAAAAAAAAGGAGAGCTATGTTTTTTTGCATGCAACGAAATTGCATTCTAACCCAGATTAATCGCGTGATAGAGCTAAATCTATAATGCCCGCTCCTCGTATATTTTCCGAATAGTTTAGCTGCATGTCGCTCGGCTGAATTTTGATTTCGGGTCAGTCAATTTGGaatgaaggaaggagaaggaagggccTCGCTGTCATcatcccattatctatcttagcgtTCATGGTGAGGACGGTGGTGGGGCTTCGCCGGAGAAAAAAGTGAACACCGGCGAGGCTAGAGGGATGCCCGGGGGCGGCGGCAAGCCTGGCGGTGGGGGGAGGTTGCGGAGAGGGCGAGGCGATCGTTCCACGGGCGGAGGAGGCCATCGGTTCGGCCTGGGCTGGAGGGCGGTTAGAGGAACAGGTACAAATCGTGGGGTAGAAGATGATGAACAGTTTTCTTCAGGAGGGAGGTAGAAGGAGATCTAACCGTTTCTTTTTCATCCAATGGCTGGGTGGAAAATTTACTGACCCTGAAAGCAAATTCAGTCCGACTTGGCTCTAGCCATTCCCTTTTTCAAAAGAACTAACTGGAATGAGCAAAAGCGTGACCACCCTTTGTAGAAAAAAAACTACtcgctctgtaaacaaatataagaacgTTTAAACGCTCTTATGTTTGTTtcttacagagggagtaatatttttTTCGAAGGTACGCAAATTGCGTATCTTAACTTTATAGAAGGAGAGATATAAGACATACAACAACGTCAATTATTCGCTGCGGAGAATGAAGGTGACCAACTCCACATCCGGTTTGTACAAGGacaaccaaacacaagaacacggcTACGACACAAGAAGTCTACCCAACACCGAGCCCCTTGCCGCGTCTCGGCCAACACTGAAGacctccgaagaacatcaacttcaGCTTCCTTGGAATAGGCAGCGACGACCGTACATGGCGCCGAAGGAGAAAGATCCGGGTAGCGGTGAACACCGGAGGAGCGCATCATGGGACCTCAAGTCTCCCAGCACAATGCTCCCAACAGAGTAACAACCTCAAAGGCGTTGCCATCATGTCGATCCTACAAATCAAGGCTTTCGCCCCGGAGACAGCTGCCGATACGAGGTCGCGAGGAAGATGGCGTTGCACTCGACGAAGCCTCCAAGAAGGTGAATGACACCCGCAGGTGCCATCAACGCCGGTCCAGCCACAACCGAACAGAATTTTCATCTGTAGCTCTGCACATCTTCAAGTCTCCAAGATCCCGGCCAGTCCTGATCAGATGCCTCGCACCgccgccatcgcaacaacttgccaTCGAAGCCCCCCTCACTGCCTAGGGAACACGCGTAAAGCCATCACCTTCAACATCGACTAGGAGCCGCAGCAACCACCGAGCGGTGTAAAGCCAGATCCGCCTCGGTCGCCTTCACCCATGCCAGGGGACTGCCACCAGAATGAATCCGACCCGCACCTCCGACCACCCTCCGGCACCCACACTGCCCTAGGCATCGCCGCACGCCTCACACGGCAGCAACCGAACGCCCGCTGCCCGCCAAGACCCTTCCTGGCAAGGCctcgcagcgccgccgccgccatggctgcgctcgcaccgccgccaccgccagcgCCGGTGCACCACCTACATCCTCCATCCTGCTACGCTCCACGCAAGGATCCAGAGACAACCACCGCACTCCCTGCCGTGAGCACCCCAAGGATGCCGGCCAGCGCTGAGGACGCACCAGATCCGGGCCGAAAACGGATCAGCCCGCTCGGATCTAGCCATCCACGAACTCCCTCGCGGCAAGGAGCAACAACCCGCAGCCGGCCTGCGCCCTCCACAGCGACGCACCGCCGCCAGACGGCCGCGCCACCCCGCACTACCTCCCACCAGCGCGCATCCAACCACCGCGCCGGCCACCGAGATTCGACGCCAGGCTGAAGAAGCGGTCCCGCCGGCCTGCGCCCGCGACGCGCCGCCACCACGACGCCCTGCATCACCTCCCGTCAGCGTGCATCCATCTGCTGCGCCGGCCACCGAGATCCGCCGCCAGGCCGAAGAGGCGGTCCCCCACGACCACCGCTCCAGGTGAGGGCCAAAtgaatcccgccgccgccggcaccacgcgggctttgcccggcggcggcggcgagggggagagggagggaggctGGTGTCGGCGGCGGGGTTAGGGCACCCGAGTCGCCCGCGGGTTGGGGCGGGGGGGGAGTGTGGACAGGGGCGactacagagggagtaatattagAAGCAGACGTACCGTTGCCGGCCAACCGAAGATGCAGGTGGTCACTTGTATAGTCAGCTTTCACCATGTCGACAAGGTCTCCTGTCCAATGGAAGCACTTGGATGCCAGGAGGATGTCGCTCGCGTTGGAGTAAGCATACGCCGTGCAGGAGCAGTTGCGGTCGCAGCCCGCAGCGCACTCCTCGAAGCTCCTGTTCCTCAAGTAGACGAACTTGTCCGGCAGCTTCATCGCCGGCAAGGTCAGGAAGTAGCTGTTGCCACCACATCGCAGCGCCTCCTTCCTCACGCACCCTGCTTtggaggagccgccgccgccgtcggccggCTCGAACCCGTCGAGGCACATGCACTGCCGGACGTCGTCCCCTGTGACGTCGCAGTAGCCGAACGGCCCGCACGCGCCGTAGACGAGGCACCCCTTGCCCGGCCGCTGGAACAGGGGCacccacgacgacgacgatgaccccTCGACCCACACCCTGAAGATCACGTCGCCCGTGTGGTCGAGCTTCCAGTGCGACCTCGCCGGGGCCGAGTCGTCGGCTCTGTTGTAAGTGAAGTAGGCCACCTCTCCGTCGTCGATCATCTGGGACAAGAAGGATTTGGTGAGGCTGGTGGCCGTGGCGCCGTTCCACACCCCGGCGCGCCAGTAGAGGCTCGTCCCTCGCCAGGTCAGGATCTGGAGCCCCGTGCTGGTGTCGCCGCTCAAGACGAACTCGCCGGTGGACGGGTCGTCGGGGCCCTTCCACGCCACGATGCGCGCCGCTACGTGGGTCTTGTAGTTCACCCACAGCTTGAATCCCGGGAGAAACGCGTCGGTCGGCTGGTCGTAGCTCTGCCATATCTCCGTGCCGTTCGGCGACTGCACGACAAAGTTGCCGGTGTCCAGCAGCACCGCCCCCACGCCGGTGGTGAGCGtgttcgtcttcgtcgtcgtcttcgtcgccCAGAGGACACGGCCGTCGGAGTCGGACAAGACGAGGTCAGAGGTGTTGGTCACGACCAGCTTCCCGGGCAAACTGCTCGTGATCGGGTTGTCGCGGTTGGCCACCCACACATATGTTCGCTCCGAGATGTTATGGTACCATATGCCTAAATATGTGTTGGCGGCTGAGCTTTGCAGGGAGAAGAAGCCAAGGGCGAAGATGCCATTGGTGGAGATGAGCTCGTCGCCGGGCGAGAGCGGCTTAGTGGGTGTTAGCCGGTCATCGGAGTTGCAGGAACAAACCAGGAGCAGGAAGATGAAGATGGCCGGAAGAGATGACATACTCTGTTGCATGCGTTAGTGCATGAGCGAAATGTGGCATAAGACCACGCTTCCCATTCGCAATTCGAAGTTTTGCCCATTATAGCTGACAACTATATCTGCCGTGAGCCCAAGGGCATCGTTTGCCTTCCGCGGCAGAGCGACCATGGCCTCTCGTTGTTTCTTTGCCGTAGTCAAGTTGCAACTGCCGGACATCGACGGGGTTGCTACCAATAATTTTGCCAGACCTATTACGTAATAAATGCCCTAACTGTAAGGCCAACTCACCGCGCGactccaaacggacgtccgttttgtccggtttcggtccgtttgggtaggggtttggggtcgtgtccgggcctgtcctgggatgccgtggccgtgcgcccagcgcgcggccgcatccatttgcccatcctgtccgcgtatatttctttgcaagtccttaaacTTTTTTTATCATTTATTTTCGGTACATAacaatacatcatcacattttgactagtaaaacaaggccaaagaaaacaagaaccacaagaatacatttgagaagatacccaacttccataactactcccttgagttgggttagcgccttctcgatgcactcattgttgatctgtggaggaggcacgacgttgccccctcctttcttcttcaagccagaagtcgacgttgcttcctcacacgtAGTATCGTGCCTTGTTGCTTCTTCGCACGTAGTATCGTGCCTAGACTCTAATCTAGCAACAAATGCACTTGTCTCATCTAAAACTTCTaagctagctaaaagtgcacgaacatgcactacatttcgctctatcaacagatcgatgtactcttcttcccaataccaaaacttgcatccggtctACACAAAAAAACTTAAAGTTAGCACCACTAGTCTAATCGAAGAGCACAAACATGCACCGAAGCtaaaagagcacataccccatcgtttaagcacttgatgaacacccacccgggatgctccggcgttgtagacacgcggcgcacgaccacccttgggcagtggtcgcacttgatgaggggcaacggtgcgccgacgagcttttgggcaagcaccgagcccggccggccGCCATTCACGTATCTGCCGGCAGACCACCGgcggtgcagatccgagcggctagaggacgagccactgcctgcatgtggccttccggcaaggtgcccggccagtccatggcgccgcccggcctcccacagccgggcgagctcaagaccgaccggatccgccccaaatccggccggcgggtgcgcaaacaaggtggccgtgcttgggtagctcggcggcgacGAGAGGAACGGGCTAGGCAAGCGCGCGTCCGAGgtgcacggctgcaatggcagcgggcggccggcggcggcgagggggagagagaggggaagagtgtggacGAGCGGAGTGGATGCGGCCGGAGGGAGGaggggggcggatagaaaaaggtccgtcctgtgccaccgacgggcgggccaggggaggacacgcgcagacgacccgcgcgtccgcgtggtgtccgtttcaccccaaaagcggcgcaaacttgggccacggatgggtcgaaagcggacacaaaacagacaaaagtccgtttgcgcccgcgcgctgagccgtctcctttgtcccttttaccccaaacggaccggGGCTGACAGGATAGGGTCGTGCAGTGGAGTTAGCCTAACGTACATAAGGAATGATTTGTCCTCTTTAATTTGCCCCTTCCCATGGGGGGAGCGACGCTACACGCATGGACAGGTTTTTGCTGACTCTATGCGGGATGCCTAGCTGGAATGAAATGATTGGAAGAAAAGGGGATGAAGGGCCCACACCTCCTGAAAATTAGGGCGGTCAAAATTAGTTAACGAGAAGGAATCCCGTAAAACCCCGTATTAGTCCGTTGAATTAGAATTTTCGCTACGGGGGCCTGCCCAATAAATTTGAGTGCAACCCTTTAATCCTGGCCAGCCCGTAATGATCACGTAATTATGTGTATGTGCAGCAAATCTTGGGCATGGTGCCTTCTCGAGTAATGCTACACACACGGGGCCTTTATGggctaatctctactcctaatggagcagttggtgaatagtccgccGGTTATTTTTCGCTGGTTTTATTTCGTCTACCCTCCCACCATCCCCTCCCATCGCTGGttttttttcgtctctcctcccaccacccccttccatcgctgggtttttttcgtctctcctcccaccaccctcTCCCACCGGTTTTTCTATTTTATCGTCTggccggcaatacccaacgtatttatggtaatcaatcacaattaatccacgtatagtaataaatcaatccaggtatggtaaggccataactcaggaaattttgaatatgataattatatggtaataaatttaaattaccactaggtatggtaaggctatcaatCCCCTCCTCACAGTTTTTTTCTGCCGAGAAACAAAATCAGCATACAATCCCTCATATTCATGTAAGGCAAGTTTCTGCAGAACGGATCAGAACTTTTCATGCTGGCATAAATTATTTAGTATGTCTTTATGTAAAAAAATCAATCACagtcaatctctaaagatcaaatctaaattaattaactttaCCTTAAATCGCTCAACGTCGGTACATCGTTCGTTTCGTTTCTTTCCACCGAATGACCGATCTCTCGATCGATGGTTTCCAAAGATAGCCCACCTCCCATTTTTATCTTTCCTTCGGTTTTATGCCAAAACGAACTCTCGAAAAATCAGCCCACCCCACCCGTTCCTCCTCCCCTTTCGTACAGAGCCCCATGCACGATCTGTTAAGAAAAAGAAAACACACGCGATCTATTCCACCGCCGCCCCAGTCCTACTCTCCCTCCCATCCTCATAGCAGCAGCGACGGGGGAGTGCCACATGAAGCAGCAATgggacgacggcggcggcaagCAGAAGGTGGCCGTATAAGTCTATCCCACAGGGTCGTTCATCTCTCACCCTTTTCTTTCTCCAGATCGAAATTGAGATATGGGGCGGTTGACCGGGGGCGACGCTGATGGGGCGGCGGATGTGTGTGCCTGCATTGTTGGAGCGTGAAGAGTGGCGCCGGCACCATGGTGGTGAATGCTGACCGCATCGTGAGTCGTGACCAAGAGCTGGGGAGAGGTAGTGGGTGTCGTTGGGAACGCGGTCGGCGGCCtcctcagggtggacacggtccagGCGCCCTGACCGAGCCGCGACCGGTCTGGACTGGACCGGACCGAAGTTTCCTGACGAAGAGCCAATTCATCTATGGTAGCGTCTCTACATACATCAAGCTCGTCCTGGGGAACTCCGCCGCCCACGGGCACCGTCACTGTCAGTACATACTAGGTGCGTACATCGTCGCTTCCAATTTCATGAGCTTTTGCTGCAATCAAGGTGACTATAATACTAACGGTGTGTGCATCAAGACATCGTTTGTGGGGGACGACCATGATGAAATCGACTTGAGTTCCTGGGGAGCAAGATGCGGCACACCGACGTTTTTGTCTGCACCCGAAGTGCCCTTCGAGCGAACACACGTGAACGAGAGATTGCTCGAGGAAGAAGGAAGACACAGGTATTTTTCGCTGCACGAACTTCAGAGCTTTGTTCTTCTATTTCTCTTCTCTGTATTCAGACTTATAGAACGGAAACAGGGCTTCACGCAGCTGGCTTTTGCCGTCATGATCCACGAGCATACCGACGAGGCGTGAGAGTCGCTTAGGCTGTTATACCCGCGAGCTAAACTAGCTAACAGAAAGAAAGGTTCGAGCCTAACCTGACGAAAAATCGAAGTTCTAACTGAGATAACTGAAAACGTGACAGGGCCCTGAGATTTATTCAACAGTGTTTGCCAACATTGCCGGCAAGAAGGAGGTGCAGTTCGTGCCCAGCGTGCGTGCATGCACGGGCTGCACCGCTTCATCGCGTCAGCAAGGCCGGGACGTGATGACTGCGACAAATTTGATGGAGGCAGACGGCGACCGCGGTCGTGGAAGAGAGGATGTGTGCGTCGTGTAGGCGGCGTCCGGCCTAATTCCTGAGTTGTAGATGGGCTAGCTTGAAAAGTTCAGAGAAGATCCAAGGTACATGTGGCTGTGTGTTGCCAACGTACAATCTTGTAGCTTAATTTATGCTGATTATGCATGGCAAAATTTTCTTCAAGAAGATGCAAAATAATTTTAGATAGCCTGTGTGCTAACGTACATGCTCCAGATCTGTTTATAATAAGTTTGTATTACCAATTCCCGTGGCTTCCTTTCGTTCACTTTGAGTACAAAATTCAGAGTTCGTGCTTCAGTCATCCATACCTCAATTCTAATTGTGCTTACTAACTTCACATATATCTGGTGCATGTATATATCTGCAGATAAGGGCTATGAATCACATTGTTTAGGGCAATCTCAAATTGCAGAGGTTTGTTTCATTGATAATCCCTCGATAACTTGGACTACTCTTATATCTCTTTCCTATTGTGATTTTGTTTTGCAGGTTGTAGTGAATATTGGTGCCTTGATATTAATGTTTAAAATTGATAGTACTAATTTGAGAAGATGGGTGCATAACAATATGATTTGGTTAAACAAGATATATTGGTCTATCAATCAATACAATAATGGCTGAAATTATCTTTGTGGTATGAGACTACAATAGTACTTCCTCTGCAAAgtaatataagatcttttagatcactattttagtgatctaaaagatcttatattagtttacggagggatcaATATTTTGTTCTGCAGATTGAGCCAAACTTAGTGCCATATTACCAAGTTGTGCAACGAATCTCGTGTCTCCCAGTAGCAATTCAATCAAAATTAACTATAAGTTATCTTTTCTATGTAATGATAATATATTctcgtgtctccactattccctacCATTGAAGGAAGTCTATATATCGTGTTCGTTTTGCTTCGCTTCGTAACACCAATGATCGATCAAAGGAAAAAAAATCACCATCTCGCTCGATCCCACCCGCGTGCAAAGAGAGAGTTAAAAAAATCTACGGTGGAAGCCCACGCATGCATGCCGACTCCACCCTCGATTCCTCAAGCAGCCTTTCTCCGATCAACACCTTCCAATCTTTCATCCCCACACCGCCGCCCCACTCACGCCGCTGCCCCACATCAGTCCCCTCACACACACGCCGCCACCAGTCATGCCTCGGCTGCCATTGGCCCTCCCCCCTTTTCGCCTCTGTGGCTAGCTCCGCCCTCCATCACTGTTTGGTTGGCTGCGCCCGCCACACAGTTGTAGAGCGGGTCACGCGAGAGGCGGACGGCTGGCTACGGGCTGGACGGGAAAGTGATGCCGGCGATGGAGACCATGCTAACAGGTAGGGCATGGTCAATGGTGGCTTTCACAGTTTTTCGAGTGAGAGTGAGGTATCGGCCATCACACAACCATTGAAATCGAAGCCCGGGCCGAAGTTGGCCGGCATAAAACCTGACGGACCCGAAGGCCGGTGACGGTTCCGCCACCACCGCACCGCCTCTGAACTTGGTGGAGATTCGGAAGGAGAGGGGTGGCAGTGTGGAGACCCCAACGCCTCCCGTCGCGACCACGACCACGATCACGACCATGACATCGATAAGAAAGATACTAACTTTATAAATATTCGCTAGCTTCAAAAGCATTGACATCTTTTCTTATACGAATCTCATGTCTCCCAGTAGGAACTCAATCAAAATTAACTATAAGTTATCCTTAATGGAAATAGTTTCCCATTGCATGAGCTAAACATACTGACGCCGCCGGCATGTCGGTACGTCGTTCATTTTCTATGTATCTTTTTTATCTTGTGGATGTCTCTATTATTAAATCTCTATTATCTCTACTATTCCTTACCATTAGAGGAAGTCTATACGTCGTGTTCGTTTTGCTTCGCTTTGTAACACCAATGATCGATCGAAGGAAAAAAATCACCATCTCGCTCGATCCCACCCGCGTGCAAAAAGAGAGTTAAAAAATCAACGGTGGGAACTGGCTGTGCAACCAGAGCAATCGAGCATTCACAGTGTTCATGAGTGCGGGTGGGATTTTTTAACGGGCTGTTACGAAGGTGGTGATTTTTTAGCGATCGATCACAGTGTTCATGTGCAACCAGAGAGTTAAAAAATCAACGGTGGCCTTCAGAGTGTTCATGAGTGAGAGCGAGGCATCGGCCATCGTGCAACCAGAGAAATTGAAGCCCGGGCCGAAGTTGGCCGGCGTAGAAGCTGACGGACCCGAAAGACGGTGACGGTTCTGCCACCACCACACCATCTCTGAACTTGGTGAAGATGTGGAAGGAGAGCGGTGGCAGTGTGAAGAGCCTGACGCCTCCTGTCGCGACCATGACCACTGCCATGGCATCGGTAAGAAAGATACTAACTTTGCACATATTCGCTAGCTTAAAAAGCATTGACATCTTTTCTTATGCGGTCAACCCAAGATCACCAAGAACAAGCATACTGCACACTAGATTGTTTGGACATATGTGATTCATAGATAGAAATTATTCATAAGACAGGCCAGCCGTGGGTGGTGTGGCTAGGTAGTTTCAGAATTCAGTCATGTAGTTCCTGCAAGCTCGACTCTGCTATTTAATCAAGTTATGTGTACCTTGTAATAGTGACACACATGGACACACAAAGTTGAGTGATACTAACATAATTTAATCATGGAAGACATATATCCACTTATAAGTTCTTTGGTGGCGAGCGA is a window of Triticum dicoccoides isolate Atlit2015 ecotype Zavitan chromosome 2B, WEW_v2.0, whole genome shotgun sequence DNA encoding:
- the LOC119366225 gene encoding G-type lectin S-receptor-like serine/threonine-protein kinase B120 isoform X1 — translated: MQQSMSSLPAIFIFLLLVCSCNSDDRLTPTKPLSPGDELISTNGIFALGFFSLQSSAANTYLGIWYHNISERTYVWVANRDNPITSSLPGKLVVTNTSDLVLSDSDGRVLWATKTTTKTNTLTTGVGAVLLDTGNFVVQSPNGTEIWQSYDQPTDAFLPGFKLWVNYKTHVAARIVAWKGPDDPSTGEFVLSGDTSTGLQILTWRGTSLYWRAGVWNGATATSLTKSFLSQMIDDGEVAYFTYNRADDSAPARSHWKLDHTGDVIFRVWVEGSSSSSWVPLFQRPGKGCLVYGACGPFGYCDVTGDDVRQCMCLDGFEPADGGGGSSKAGCVRKEALRCGGNSYFLTLPAMKLPDKFVYLRNRSFEECAAGCDRNCSCTAYAYSNASDILLASKCFHWTGDLVDMVKADYTSDHLHLRLAGNGNNFAGTNKKISGVHVVFKIVLPLIAFLLILTCICLFCICNPRGNLSTICLALFICPTVEFAFLIFSVGIHRNNGALQVHLRASQEVWDQSLEFPRITFEDIAAATDSFHDTNILGKGGFGKVYKGTLQDGKEVAIKRLSKGSEQGIEHFRNEAVLIAKLQHKNLVRLLGYCIHEDEKLLIYEYLPNKSLDKFLFDNARKSTLNWTRRFSIIKGVARGLLYLHQDSRMTIIHRDLKPSNILLDSEMNPKIADFGMARIFGGNEQHESTKHVVGTYGYMSPEYAMEGIFSLKSDTYSFGILLLEIVSGLKISSPHHLVMDFRNLIAYAWNLRKDGKPMDFMDATITESYSPDEVSKCIHIGLMCVHDSPNARPHMPSVVSMLDNEAMPRTMPKEPMYFAQRTVEGLEMSINGASLTTLDGR
- the LOC119366225 gene encoding G-type lectin S-receptor-like serine/threonine-protein kinase B120 isoform X3, with amino-acid sequence MQQSMSSLPAIFIFLLLVCSCNSDDRLTPTKPLSPGDELISTNGIFALGFFSLQSSAANTYLGIWYHNISERTYVWVANRDNPITSSLPGKLVVTNTSDLVLSDSDGRVLWATKTTTKTNTLTTGVGAVLLDTGNFVVQSPNGTEIWQSYDQPTDAFLPGFKLWVNYKTHVAARIVAWKGPDDPSTGEFVLSGDTSTGLQILTWRGTSLYWRAGVWNGATATSLTKSFLSQMIDDGEVAYFTYNRADDSAPARSHWKLDHTGDVIFRVWVEGSSSSSWVPLFQRPGKGCLVYGACGPFGYCDVTGDDVRQCMCLDGFEPADGGGGSSKAGCVRKEALRCGGNSYFLTLPAMKLPDKFVYLRNRSFEECAAGCDRNCSCTAYAYSNASDILLASKCFHWTGDLVDMVKADYTSDHLHLRLAGNGNNFAGTNKKISGVHVVFKIVLPLIAFLLILTCICLFCICNPRGNLSTICLALFICPTVEFAFLIFSVGIHRNNGALQVHLRASQEVWDQSLEFPRITFEDIAAATDSFHDTNILGKGGFGKVYKGTLQDGKEVAIKRLSKGSEQGIEHFRNEAVLIAKLQHKNLVRLLGYCIHEDEKLLIYEYLPNKSLDKFLFDNARKSTLNWTRRFSIIKGVARGLLYLHQDSRMTIIHRDLKPSNILLDSEMNPKIADFGMARIFGGNEQHESTKHVVGTYGYMSPEYAMEGIFSLKSDTYSFGILLLEIVSGLKISSPHHLVMDFRNLIAYSQTST
- the LOC119366225 gene encoding putative G-type lectin S-receptor-like serine/threonine-protein kinase At1g61610 isoform X2 produces the protein MQQSMSSLPAIFIFLLLVCSCNSDDRLTPTKPLSPGDELISTNGIFALGFFSLQSSAANTYLGIWYHNISERTYVWVANRDNPITSSLPGKLVVTNTSDLVLSDSDGRVLWATKTTTKTNTLTTGVGAVLLDTGNFVVQSPNGTEIWQSYDQPTDAFLPGFKLWVNYKTHVAARIVAWKGPDDPSTGEFVLSGDTSTGLQILTWRGTSLYWRAGVWNGATATSLTKSFLSQMIDDGEVAYFTYNRADDSAPARSHWKLDHTGDVIFRVWVEGSSSSSWVPLFQRPGKGCLVYGACGPFGYCDVTGDDVRQCMCLDGFEPADGGGGSSKAGCVRKEALRCGGNSYFLTLPAMKLPDKFVYLRNRSFEECAAGCDRNCSCTAYAYSNASDILLASKCFHWTGDLVDMVKADYTSDHLHLRLAGNGNNFAGTNKKISGVHVVFKIVLPLIAFLLILTCICLFCICNPRGIHRNNGALQVHLRASQEVWDQSLEFPRITFEDIAAATDSFHDTNILGKGGFGKVYKGTLQDGKEVAIKRLSKGSEQGIEHFRNEAVLIAKLQHKNLVRLLGYCIHEDEKLLIYEYLPNKSLDKFLFDNARKSTLNWTRRFSIIKGVARGLLYLHQDSRMTIIHRDLKPSNILLDSEMNPKIADFGMARIFGGNEQHESTKHVVGTYGYMSPEYAMEGIFSLKSDTYSFGILLLEIVSGLKISSPHHLVMDFRNLIAYAWNLRKDGKPMDFMDATITESYSPDEVSKCIHIGLMCVHDSPNARPHMPSVVSMLDNEAMPRTMPKEPMYFAQRTVEGLEMSINGASLTTLDGR